GATCGCGGAGATAGAGGCGAACCCGCTGACCGGCAGCGTGCTCTTCGTTCATGCGCTCGATGCACGGCGGATCGGCGAGCACGGAGCGCAGGGCAACCTTTTCAGGCTCGAGACGCTGCAGGAGAAGACTGCCGTTCCTCTCTCGGGCAGAGTAGTCTCGCTCTTCAACAAGGCAGACAGCGAGGTCAGGAAGCTTACCGGCAACGAGATCGACACCCCGGCCATCGCCTTCCTGGCGCTGCTGGGTCTCGGCATCTACCAGATCAGCAGGGGGAATTTCGCAGCCCCCGCATGGTACACGGCATTCTGGTATGCCCTGAACATAGTGCTGAAGTCCCTGCCCGGAGACGGCGAGGGAGCAGCATAGCATAGCCGCGGCTTTTGCATTTTTACCGATCCGTCACGAAGGGCGGGCGGGCCGCAGGGAACGTAGTAACGTCAACGAGGAGAAAAGAGGAGGGTATCATGGCGAAAAGCGC
This window of the Nitrospirota bacterium genome carries:
- a CDS encoding HMA2 domain-containing protein, coding for MVPRATISHASRGRLRIKVPSRKGDTAYFSALKEHFSSYLGIAEIEANPLTGSVLFVHALDARRIGEHGAQGNLFRLETLQEKTAVPLSGRVVSLFNKADSEVRKLTGNEIDTPAIAFLALLGLGIYQISRGNFAAPAWYTAFWYALNIVLKSLPGDGEGAA